The Nitrospira sp. CR1.1 DNA window AGGGGTAGCACTACTCCTGGCTCCCCAATCAGGCAACGAACTTCGCTCGACCCTTCGTAATTATGCTTCCAGGGCCAAGGACGAACTGGATGAGGCAACGGAACAGGGACGCGCAGCCTGGGACTCGGCCGTGGAGCGAGGCCAGGATTATGTCGAAGGTGGCAAACAAACCCTGCGAAAGGCCGGACGCGCCGCCCGCGAGTTTGTGGACGAAACCATGCAGACTGCGGAACGGGCGGCGGAAGAAGCGACATCACGGCGCGGGTAAGTCCTCTCTGCGCGGCAGTAGGAGTGCCGGCGCACATGGCTAGAAAAGGGGTTCCATCATCATGAAACATCTGACTCATTTCATGTTCGGCCTCACCATGATCATGCTGGTGGGCTGCCAATCCACGACCGGCAAAACCGCGGGGCAAACCATCGATGACGCCTCCATCACCACAGCGGTGCAAGCTAAACTGTCTTCGGACCGGCTCTCGAACTTCTCGCGGATCGATGTCGATACCGAGCGCGGGGTGGTGACCCTGAACGGGGTTGTCAAATCTGCAGAACAAAAAATGCGGGTCGTTGAACTGACACGCGGGGTAGCCGGCGTGCGCACCGTGAATAATAACTTACAAATTCAAGCCCCATAAAAAATCAAACCGATCACACATAGGCGGAGGCGATGGCAGGCAGCGATCCATCGCCCGCTTAGGTCTGGCCCACATTATTCATGACGGTTCGTCGTGCAATCGCCGAGTCACGTGGGGAACGGGCACGGAGCCGGGAGGAGCCACGGCTTGTCCATTCGGTCCTCACCCAACAGGTACGTTCCGGGGATATCCGCCTGCGAGATCACCTCGGGCGGTGAACCGCTCCGCGGCATGGGGTCTATTGCATGAATGCGGCCCGATACCAGTCTCCGGATGCACCGGCCGCCGGTTTCAAAACCTCGAGGCGTGCGTACGGGCTCGCCTACCTTATAGCCAACAGGTATGAGACGCAGGTAGCACCTCTGGGCAGACTAGG harbors:
- a CDS encoding YtxH domain-containing protein, giving the protein MHTDDSSNWSAFLAGALIGAGVALLLAPQSGNELRSTLRNYASRAKDELDEATEQGRAAWDSAVERGQDYVEGGKQTLRKAGRAAREFVDETMQTAERAAEEATSRRG
- a CDS encoding BON domain-containing protein; amino-acid sequence: MKHLTHFMFGLTMIMLVGCQSTTGKTAGQTIDDASITTAVQAKLSSDRLSNFSRIDVDTERGVVTLNGVVKSAEQKMRVVELTRGVAGVRTVNNNLQIQAP